From Nicotiana tabacum cultivar K326 chromosome 15, ASM71507v2, whole genome shotgun sequence, the proteins below share one genomic window:
- the LOC107828708 gene encoding receptor-like kinase TMK4, which produces MASSPHPPHHPHYLLLLLFLITLIPFTFSDDAAVMSKLLAALSPAPSGWSSDKPFCSWTDVSCDKSSGTVVSINIDSQSLSGSLPSDLNQLSNLKTLSVQKNSLSGPLPSFANMTKLAEIYLDNNQFTSVPQDFLLGLPSLQTFSISENGKLSPWQIPLYLTESSNLGTILASNASIFGVIPDFFDAFPNLQDLRLSYNNFTGFLPASFGGSEIRNLWLNNQFQGLSGTIDVIENMTQLSQVWLHANSFSGPIPDLSKCENIFDLQLRDNQFTGVIPDSVMGLPKLVNITLQNNKLQGPMPQFKDGIKVQLGTTNSFCQSTPGPCDPQVTALLEVAGGFGYPETLAESWIGNDPCKGWSYISCDGKNVAVATFGKRQFSGFISPAFANLISLRTLLLNDNNLTGSIPGILTTLSKLQTIDVTNNNLSGPLPVFRSGVKFTYGGNLLLGKNSSDGGGSGGSPGSNSSTDGGNTSGGSKKSTVSAGMIIGVVISVVIFVLVVLFVSYKCYIKRRHKRFGRVETPEGSNQMVKPNVVSGTNGYAGVPSELQSQSSGDHSEMPVFEGGNVAISIQVLRQVTNNFSEENILGRGGFGVVYKGELHDGTKIAVKRMESGAMGTKGMNEFQAEIAVLTKVRHRHLVALLGFCVNGNERLLVYEYMPQGTLSQHLFEWQELGYPLLTWKQRVTIALDVARGVEYLHSLAQQSFIHRDLKPSNILLGDDMRAKVADFGLVRNAPDGKYSVETRLAGTFGYLAPEYAATGRVTTKVDVYAFGVVLMEIITGRKALDETMPDERSHLVTWFRRVLINKDNLRKAIDQTLDPDEETFESIAKVAELAGHCTAREPFQRPDMGHAVNVLAPLVELWKPTRNEDEDSGIDLHMSLPQILQRWQADEGTSRMFDDFSYSQTQSSIPSKPSGFADSFNSTDCR; this is translated from the exons cttaaaaCCCTTTCTGTTCAAAAGAATTCACTTTCTGGCCCCTTACCTTCTTTTGCAAATATGACCAAATTAGCTGAGATTTACTTGGATAATAACCAATTCACCTCTGTTCCTCAAGATTTCCTTTTGGGGCTCCCTAGTTTGCAGACTTTTAGCATTAGTGAAAATGGGAAGCTTAGTCCTTGGCAAATTCCTTTGTATTTGACTGAAAGTAGCAATCTTGGTACTATTCTTGCAAGTAATGCTAGTATTTTTGGTGTTATTCCTGATTTCTTTGATGCTTTCCCAAATCTTCAAGATTTGAGATTGTCTTATAATAATTTTACTGGTTTTTTGCCTGCTTCTTTTGGGGGTAGTGAAATTAGGAATTTGTGGCTGAATAATCAATTTCAAGGGCTATCAGGTACTATTGATGTGATTGAAAATATGACACAATTGTCACAAGTTTGGTTACATGCTAATTCTTTTAGTGGTCCAATTCCTGATTTGTCCAAATGTGAGAATATATTTGATTTGCAGTTAAGGGACAATCAGTTTACTGGTGTTATTCCAGATTCAGTAATGGGGTTGCCTAAGTTGGTAAATATTACTTTGCAAAACAATAAGTTGCAAGGTCCTATGCCACAGTTTAAAGATGGGATTAAGGTGCAACTTGGTACTACTAATAGCTTTTGTCAGTCCACTCCTGGACCGTGTGATCCGCAGGTTACAGCACTTCTTGAAGTAGCTGGTGGTTTTGGTTATCCAGAGACTTTGGCTGAGTCTTGGATAGGCAATGATCCTTGCAAAGGATGGTCATATATAAGCTGTGATGGAAAGAATGTAGCTGTTGCAACATTTGGTAAGCGGCAGTTTTCAGGTTTTATTTCCCCTGCTTTTGCAAATTTGATCTCTTTGAGGACCTTGCTTTTGAATGATAACAATCTTACTGGATCTATACCGGGAATCTTGACAACTTTGTCTAAGCTTCAAACCATTGATGTTACTAATAACAATTTATCTGGTCCTTTGCCTGTGTTTCGATCGGGTGTTAAGTTTACTTATGGTGGTAACTTATTGCTTGGAAAGAATAGTAGTGATGGAGGGGGGAGTGGTGGATCACCAGGGTCGAACTCGAGTACTGATGGTGGAAATACATCTGGTGGTTCAAAGAAGTCCACAGTTTCAGCTGGAATGATTATTGGTGTGGTTATATCTGTTGTTATTTTTGTCCTAGTTGTTTTGTTTGTGTCTTACAAATGTTACATAAAGAGACGGCATAAGAGATTCGGGAGGGTTGAGACTCCGGAAGGAAGCAATCAAATGGTTAAGCCCAATGTAGTGAGTGGTACGAACGGGTATGCCGGAGTCCCGAGTGAGCTACAAAGCCAGAGCAGTGGTGATCATAGCGAGATGCCGGTATTTGAAGGTGGAAATGTTGCCATTTCTATCCAGGTGCTTCGACAAGTGACGAACAACTTCAGTGAAGAAAATATCTTGGGCAGAGGAGGATTTGGAGTTGTTTATAAGGGCGAATTACATGATGGGACTAAGATTGCTGTGAAGAGGATGGAATCCGGGGCGATGGGTACTAAAGGAATGAACGAATTCCAAGCTGAAATCGCGGTCCTTACCAAGGTTAGGCATAGGCATCTTGTTGCTCTTCTTGGTTTTTGTGTTAATGGGAACGAGAGACTTTTGGTATACGAGTACATGCCACAAGGAACTTTAAGTCAGCATTTGTTTGAATGGCAAGAACTCGGCTACCCACTTTTAACTTGGAAGCAAAGGGTAACAATAGCATTAGATGTTGCAAGGGGAGTTGAGTATCTCCACAGCTTGGCGCAACAAAGTTTTATCCATAGAGATTTGAAACCCTCTAACATACTTCTTGGGGATGACATGAGAGCCAAGGTTGCAGATTTTGGATTGGTCAGGAATGCGCCCGATGGGAAATATTCTGTTGAGACACGGTTGGCTGGAACTTTTGGCTATCTGGCGCCTGAATATGCTG CTACTGGACGTGTCACAACCAAAGTAGATGTGTATGCATTTGGGGTTGTTTTAATGGAGATCATCACTGGTAGAAAAGCATTAGACGAGACAATGCCAGATGAGAGGTCCCATTTGGTGACATGGTTCCGCAGAGTCCTTATCAACAAAGACAACCTCCGAAAAGCTATCGACCAAACACTTGATCCTGACGAGGAAACATTCGAGAGCATTGCTAAGGTTGCCGAGTTAGCAGGCCATTGCACTGCACGCGAACCATTTCAGCGCCCCGATATGGGACATGCTGTCAATGTTCTTGCGCCCCTTGTAGAGCTGTGGAAACCTACGAGAAATGAAGACGAAGACAGCGGCATTGATCTCCATATGAGCCTTCCTCAAATCCTACAAAGATGGCAAGCTGATGAAGGAACTTCAAGAATGTTTGATGATTTCTCCTACAGTCAAACACAGTCAAGCATACCTTCAAAACCTTCTGGATTTGCCGATAGTTTTAATTCAACAGATTGCAGATGA